From Primulina huaijiensis isolate GDHJ02 chromosome 15, ASM1229523v2, whole genome shotgun sequence, one genomic window encodes:
- the LOC140959026 gene encoding uncharacterized protein, which translates to MPATAGRVRMPANNRVHSSAALQTHGIWQSAIGYDPYAPNKDDKDKSSQKSLVPEPEGENAYASFQGLLALARITGSNADEVRGACKKCGRVGHLTFQCRNFLSAKDEGDREGKDPAIQNAVLTGLENLKGERVKGREKRIVESDESSDENEDTETSDSGYDSEIERAIAEKYGKRFSGGKSKASKNSKKDANESDEDRDGRKRGRSKKRSGKSGRSDSADEEEVRRKKRKEKRRRREEEEERRRRRRRKSGKEKRSHRLSDDDISDDTAKHRHKRRRGYSVSDSDDNDSDDSRVGRAKKRPGKKSRNHHRDEE; encoded by the coding sequence ATGCCGGCGACAGCTGGGAGGGTTCGCATGCCGGCGAACAACCGGGTGCACAGCAGCGCCGCCTTACAGACCCACGGAATATGGCAGAGTGCGATTGGCTACGATCCGTACGCGCCGAATAAAGACGATAAGGACAAATCGTCTCAGAAGAGCTTGGTCCCAGAGCCTGAGGGTGAGAATGCGTATGCTAGTTTTCAGGGTTTACTTGCTCTTGCTCGTATCACCGGATCCAATGCTGATGAGGTTCGTGGTGCGTGCAAGAAGTGTGGTCGAGTAGGGCACTTGACGTTTCAGTGTAGGAATTTTTTGAGTGCTAAGGATGAAGGTGATAGAGAGGGGAAGGACCCTGCAATCCAAAACGCAGTCTTGACTGGTTTGGAGAATCTGAAGGGGGAGAGAGTGAAGGGAAGAGAAAAGCGTATTGTGGAGAGTGACGAGAGTAGCGATGAGAATGAAGACACTGAGACTTCGGATTCGGGCTACGATTCCGAGATCGAGAGGGCGATCGCCGAGAAATATGGTAAGAGATTTAGCGGAGGGAAGTCGAAAGCTAGTAAGAATAGCAAGAAGGACGCGAATGAATCTGATGAAGATAGGGATGGTAGAAAGAGGGGTAGGTCGAAGAAGAGAAGTGGCAAGAGCGGGCGTAGTGATTCTGCGGATGAGGAAGAAGTGAGACGAAAGAAGAGGAAGGAGAAGAGACGGAGAAGGGAGGAGGAGGAAGAACGCAGGCGAAGGAGGAGGAGGAAGAGCGGGAAGGAGAAAAGGAGTCACCGACTTTCCGATGATGATATTTCTGATGATACTGCCAAGCATCGACATAAGAGGAGGCGGGGATACTCAGTTTCTGACTCTGATGACAATGACTCGGATGATTCTCGAGTGGGAAGGGCCAAGAAGAGACCAGGGAAAAAGAGCAGGAACCATCATCGGGACGAGGAATAA